A single region of the Novosphingobium sp. SL115 genome encodes:
- a CDS encoding chorismate mutase: protein MSEDAILAGYRQSIDNIDAAMIHILAERFRITQAVGAYKAQNQLPASDPGREERQIMRLRKLAEDAKLDPEFSEKFLRFIIEEVIRHHQAAGSR from the coding sequence ATGAGCGAAGATGCGATTCTGGCAGGTTATCGCCAGTCGATCGACAATATCGACGCGGCGATGATCCACATCCTTGCCGAACGCTTCCGCATCACGCAGGCAGTGGGAGCCTACAAGGCACAGAACCAATTGCCCGCATCCGACCCCGGCCGGGAAGAGCGCCAGATCATGCGCCTGCGCAAACTGGCCGAAGACGCCAAGCTTGATCCTGAATTTTCGGAAAAATTCCTGCGCTTCATCATCGAAGAAGTGATCCGGCACCATCAGGCTGCCGGTTCGCGGTAA
- a CDS encoding low molecular weight protein-tyrosine-phosphatase, with the protein MSQPSILFVCLGNICRSPLAEAALRMRAVEAGVALTIDSAGTGNWHVGRPPDPRAQEVALIHGLDISGYRARQVTTEDFSRFGHIYALDPQNLKDLRRIEPKRHFSEVRLLMDMVPGRRGTAVLDPYYGDAEDFAEAWSDVCEAADSIIKRFGGR; encoded by the coding sequence GTGAGTCAGCCGTCGATTTTGTTCGTCTGCCTTGGAAACATCTGTCGTTCGCCCCTTGCCGAGGCGGCGCTGCGCATGCGCGCGGTGGAAGCAGGCGTGGCGCTGACCATCGATTCAGCCGGGACCGGCAACTGGCACGTTGGCCGCCCGCCTGACCCGCGCGCGCAGGAAGTGGCGCTGATCCATGGGCTGGACATTTCCGGCTATCGTGCGCGGCAGGTGACGACAGAGGATTTCAGCCGGTTCGGCCACATCTATGCGCTGGACCCGCAGAACCTGAAAGACCTGCGCCGGATTGAACCCAAGCGCCATTTTTCCGAAGTGCGGTTGCTGATGGATATGGTGCCGGGGCGCAGGGGAACCGCCGTGCTGGACCCGTATTATGGCGATGCCGAAGACTTTGCCGAGGCATGGTCCGACGTGTGCGAGGCCGCAGACAGCATCATCAAGCGCTTTGGCGGGCGGTAG
- a CDS encoding TolC family protein, translating to MAAGAADRAAVQPQPAAPGTPARDDSQPSTPLTLEEVLRSSARSAPDIIAALARVQQAEGRALSAEGAFDTVFSVDARSRLAGYYDGSEVIGKAERPFAGNGGYLYGQYRNSRGDFPTYEDNAYTDQLGEVKVGALYTLLRDRMIDARRSTVSLAGSDIDIARFERRATAIGVQARTVEAYQKWVESGLKLKAYQELYDIAVERGKGIRRQVQLGAKPEILLTENEANMVKREALVVQARQEFRAAANKLSLYYRDAAGLPILVESDRLPPSAAAFDGMNIDPFVRIEERPDFGILLAEIEQASVKLALAENDLRPRLDLRGEVAKDIGPEGLGGSSRSPLEIIFGVSLKVPLQNRKAQGKLAESRAKLDELSVKQRYLAEKIRAEVAGIGIELDTASDLAEAVHRQFTLADRLAEAERRRFALGSSDFFLVNSREEAATDATVKLIEARARIAAARAQLAAATADESALKLDTL from the coding sequence ATGGCGGCTGGCGCAGCCGATCGCGCCGCCGTTCAACCCCAGCCGGCTGCGCCGGGGACACCCGCCCGTGATGACAGTCAGCCCTCCACCCCGCTCACGCTGGAGGAGGTCTTGCGCTCATCCGCACGCTCGGCGCCTGATATCATCGCGGCGCTGGCGCGCGTGCAACAGGCCGAGGGACGGGCACTTAGTGCTGAGGGCGCGTTCGACACGGTCTTCTCGGTCGATGCTCGCAGCCGCCTTGCCGGCTACTACGACGGTTCGGAAGTCATCGGCAAGGCGGAGCGTCCGTTCGCAGGCAATGGCGGATACCTTTACGGCCAGTACCGCAATTCGCGCGGTGATTTCCCGACCTACGAAGACAATGCCTACACCGACCAGCTTGGCGAAGTGAAGGTCGGTGCGCTTTATACCCTGCTGCGTGATCGAATGATTGACGCCCGGCGCTCAACTGTTTCTCTTGCCGGGAGCGACATCGACATCGCCCGTTTCGAAAGGCGCGCCACCGCAATCGGTGTGCAGGCCCGCACGGTCGAGGCTTATCAGAAGTGGGTAGAAAGCGGCTTGAAGCTTAAGGCCTACCAAGAACTGTACGACATCGCAGTCGAGCGCGGCAAAGGCATTCGGCGACAAGTGCAACTCGGCGCCAAGCCGGAAATCCTGCTCACCGAAAACGAAGCCAACATGGTCAAACGGGAAGCTTTGGTCGTGCAAGCGCGACAGGAATTCCGGGCAGCTGCGAACAAGCTCTCGCTTTATTACCGCGATGCTGCGGGCCTTCCGATTTTGGTCGAATCCGACCGGTTGCCGCCTTCGGCCGCAGCCTTTGACGGTATGAATATAGATCCATTCGTCAGGATCGAGGAGCGGCCTGATTTCGGCATCCTGCTTGCAGAGATCGAGCAAGCGTCGGTCAAGCTGGCGTTGGCCGAGAACGACTTGCGGCCCCGCCTCGATCTCAGGGGCGAAGTTGCCAAGGACATTGGGCCGGAAGGTTTGGGCGGCTCTAGCCGATCGCCGCTGGAAATCATCTTCGGCGTGTCGCTCAAAGTGCCGCTGCAAAACCGCAAGGCACAGGGCAAGCTGGCCGAGAGCCGTGCCAAACTCGACGAGCTGTCGGTCAAGCAGCGGTACTTGGCTGAGAAGATCCGAGCCGAAGTGGCCGGGATCGGTATCGAGCTTGACACCGCGAGCGACCTGGCAGAGGCCGTCCACCGACAATTCACCCTCGCCGATCGGCTCGCCGAGGCCGAACGCCGCCGCTTTGCTCTGGGGTCGAGTGACTTCTTTCTCGTCAACAGCCGCGAGGAAGCAGCCACTGACGCCACAGTCAAACTGATCGAGGCCCGTGCGCGCATCGCAGCCGCGCGAGCGCAGCTCGCTGCGGCAACGGCAGATGAAAGTGCCCTCAAGCTGGACACGCTGTAG
- a CDS encoding polyprenyl synthetase family protein, which translates to MTATVHTLPRKAQPSLAPMMALVAEGMNSVNAVILDRMQSRIPLIPTLAGHLIAGGGKRMRPMLTLASAALLGYGGSRHYKLAAAVEFIHTATLLHDDVVDGSDMRRGKKTANIVYGNPATVLVGDFLFSRSFELMVEDGSLKVLRILSNASAVISEGEVDQLVAQRQIDTTEEMYLDIIAAKTAALFSAACRIAAVVAERPEADELALDSYGRNLGIAFQLADDAIDYDSDAAEMGKDQGDDFREGKMTLPVILAYARGSDDERAFWQQAIAGDRSSDADLAHAIELIRRHDAVNATRERARMYAQRAIDAIAAFPAGAAKAAMTEAAEFAVARRF; encoded by the coding sequence ATGACTGCGACCGTCCACACTCTTCCGCGCAAGGCCCAACCATCGCTGGCGCCCATGATGGCTCTGGTGGCCGAAGGCATGAACAGCGTCAACGCCGTGATCCTTGACCGGATGCAATCGCGCATCCCGCTGATCCCGACGCTGGCGGGCCACCTTATTGCCGGTGGCGGCAAGCGGATGCGCCCGATGCTCACGCTCGCCAGTGCGGCGCTGCTGGGATATGGCGGTAGCCGCCATTACAAGCTGGCCGCTGCGGTGGAGTTCATCCACACTGCTACCCTGCTGCACGATGACGTGGTTGACGGGTCTGACATGCGCCGGGGCAAAAAGACGGCGAACATCGTCTATGGCAATCCGGCGACGGTGCTGGTGGGTGATTTCCTGTTCAGCCGCAGCTTTGAACTGATGGTCGAGGATGGCTCGCTTAAAGTGCTGCGCATCCTGTCCAACGCTTCTGCCGTGATTTCCGAAGGCGAGGTTGACCAGCTTGTCGCCCAGCGCCAGATCGACACGACCGAGGAAATGTATCTCGACATCATCGCGGCCAAGACGGCGGCGCTGTTTTCTGCCGCCTGCCGGATTGCCGCCGTGGTGGCCGAACGGCCCGAAGCCGATGAACTGGCGCTCGATTCCTATGGCCGCAATCTGGGTATCGCGTTCCAGTTGGCCGACGATGCCATCGATTATGATTCCGACGCCGCCGAAATGGGCAAGGATCAGGGCGATGATTTCCGCGAAGGCAAAATGACCCTGCCGGTGATCCTTGCCTATGCGCGCGGCAGCGATGATGAACGTGCGTTCTGGCAGCAGGCGATTGCCGGGGATCGGTCTTCGGACGCCGATCTTGCCCACGCCATTGAACTGATCCGCAGGCACGATGCCGTGAACGCCACGCGCGAACGCGCCCGCATGTATGCCCAGCGCGCGATTGACGCGATTGCCGCTTTCCCCGCCGGTGCAGCCAAGGCGGCGATGACCGAAGCGGCGGAATTTGCCGTCGCGCGGAGATTCTGA
- a CDS encoding GNAT family N-acetyltransferase, whose amino-acid sequence MAISVRPLTGDEIAAALDDLAALRIAVFAAFPYLYDGDAAYEAEYLTEYAAAPDAVLVAAFDGARIVGAATAAPMMHQKAAFRRPFEQRGLDVARLFYFGESVLLPEYRGAGIGHAFFDQREAQARASGATAACFAAVVRREDHPARPADYTPLDGFWAKRGYAPVPGLVTDLAWKEHGEAEESVKPMQYWLRQW is encoded by the coding sequence ATGGCCATTTCGGTCAGGCCGTTGACGGGGGATGAGATCGCGGCGGCGCTGGACGATCTGGCGGCGCTGCGGATCGCGGTGTTCGCGGCCTTTCCCTATCTGTACGATGGCGATGCCGCCTATGAAGCGGAATACCTGACCGAATATGCCGCCGCGCCCGATGCGGTGCTGGTGGCGGCGTTTGATGGCGCGCGGATTGTGGGCGCGGCGACGGCGGCCCCGATGATGCACCAGAAGGCGGCGTTTCGCAGGCCCTTTGAACAGCGCGGGCTGGATGTGGCGCGCCTGTTCTACTTTGGCGAAAGCGTGCTGCTGCCCGAATATCGCGGGGCGGGGATCGGACATGCCTTCTTTGACCAGCGCGAGGCGCAGGCGCGGGCGAGCGGGGCCACTGCAGCGTGCTTTGCCGCCGTGGTGCGCAGGGAGGACCATCCGGCGCGGCCTGCGGATTACACGCCTCTGGACGGGTTCTGGGCAAAGCGCGGCTATGCGCCGGTGCCGGGGCTGGTCACCGACCTTGCGTGGAAGGAACATGGCGAGGCGGAAGAAAGCGTGAAGCCGATGCAATACTGGCTGCGGCAATGGTGA
- a CDS encoding ketosteroid isomerase-related protein: MTSPAARTDAIAVLARYYAAFNAGDWAGMLECLTDDVAHDVNEGARVVGKAAFADFLKHMERCYKERLEDIVLMASDDGTRAAAEFVVHGAYLATDEGLPEASGQAYVLPAGAFLALEGGRISRLTMYYNLEDWNRQVLG; the protein is encoded by the coding sequence ATGACCAGTCCTGCTGCCCGAACTGATGCGATTGCCGTGTTGGCCCGTTATTACGCGGCGTTCAATGCGGGTGACTGGGCCGGGATGCTCGAATGCCTGACCGACGATGTGGCGCATGATGTGAATGAGGGCGCGCGGGTGGTGGGCAAGGCGGCCTTTGCCGATTTCCTGAAGCATATGGAGCGCTGTTATAAGGAGCGGCTGGAAGACATCGTGCTGATGGCCAGCGACGATGGGACGCGCGCGGCGGCGGAGTTCGTGGTGCACGGGGCCTATCTGGCGACGGATGAGGGGCTGCCTGAGGCGAGCGGGCAGGCTTATGTGCTGCCGGCGGGCGCGTTTCTGGCGCTGGAGGGGGGCAGGATTTCGCGGCTGACGATGTATTACAACCTTGAGGACTGGAACCGGCAGGTGCTGGGCTGA
- a CDS encoding Lrp/AsnC family transcriptional regulator: MATLDAIDRRLLAELQAEGRVTNVELAQRVGLTAPPCLRRVRALEDEGVIKGYHAELDASKLGFAITVFALVSLKSQAEESLRQFEDHMRTLPEVRECHMLNGEIDFILKIVSRDLQSFQEFLTSKLTPAPNVASVKTSLTIRTAKQVPGVPLED, from the coding sequence ATGGCAACCCTTGATGCGATCGACCGTCGGCTTCTGGCTGAATTGCAGGCTGAAGGACGGGTGACGAACGTGGAACTGGCGCAGCGGGTGGGGCTTACCGCACCGCCCTGTCTGCGCCGGGTTCGCGCATTGGAAGATGAAGGCGTCATCAAGGGCTATCACGCCGAACTTGATGCATCGAAGCTGGGCTTTGCCATCACCGTGTTCGCGCTTGTCAGCCTGAAAAGTCAGGCCGAGGAATCGCTGCGCCAATTTGAAGACCACATGCGCACCCTGCCCGAAGTGCGCGAATGCCATATGCTCAATGGCGAAATCGATTTTATCCTGAAGATCGTCAGCCGCGATCTGCAGAGCTTTCAGGAATTCCTGACCAGCAAGCTGACGCCTGCGCCCAATGTGGCCAGCGTCAAGACATCGCTGACGATTCGCACTGCCAAGCAGGTGCCCGGTGTGCCGCTGGAGGATTGA
- a CDS encoding dehydrogenase E1 component subunit alpha/beta, which translates to MSLDAAEQVHQQFLKALEAGTARRRSNCGLADAGLAPDRAAGLFRSQALSRQLDRMSRKLQARGEGFYTIGSSGHEGNAVLAEVLRVDDMAFLHYRDAAFQIHRAHRVPGENPAWDMLLSFTASADDPISGGRHKVLGSKKLFIPPQTSTIASHLPKAVGTAFSIGIARRMGFDEAVLARDGVVLCSFGDASANHSTALGAINTACWAAFQGTPMPIIFLCEDNGIGISTRTPPGWVEANFSTRAGLHYIACDGCDLIDTWTASKQAEEIARRHRQPVFLHMKTVRLYGHAGNDVQLAYRTKAEVRAEEERDPLLASAALLIEEGVMTAAQVREVYDEIGATLERQVELAIRRPKLADAAAVMASIVPPRREVALALASARVRAALFSDDADAMGKPQHMAKLISWALADLLLQYPAAIVCGEDVGPKGGVYAATQKLHQRFGSARVVNTLLDEQAILGLAIGAAHNGLLPIPEIQFLAYVHNAEDQIRGEAATLSFFSNGQFTNPMVVRIAGLPYQKGFGGHFHNDNSLAVFRDIPGVVLAVPSNGRDAVAMLRECVRLAHEEQRVVVFVEPIALYMTRDLHEAGDGLWASVYQPPGEGAIGFGEIGVAGEGTDLAVVTYGNGFYLSLQAQKLLAEQGIAVRVIDLRWLGPVNEAAVLEAIAPCPQVLVVDECRITGSQSEALMAMLSERAPDKMAARIAAQDSFIPLARAATHTLPSRDMIVGKVVEMMR; encoded by the coding sequence ATGTCGCTTGATGCTGCCGAACAGGTTCACCAGCAGTTTTTGAAAGCGCTGGAGGCGGGCACCGCGCGGCGGCGGTCGAATTGTGGGCTGGCTGATGCGGGGCTTGCGCCAGACCGGGCGGCGGGGCTGTTCCGGTCGCAGGCACTGTCGCGGCAACTGGACCGGATGAGCCGGAAATTGCAGGCGCGGGGCGAGGGTTTCTATACCATCGGGTCATCCGGGCATGAAGGCAATGCGGTGCTGGCCGAAGTGCTGCGCGTGGATGACATGGCGTTTCTGCATTACCGCGACGCCGCGTTCCAGATTCACCGCGCGCACCGGGTTCCGGGAGAGAATCCGGCGTGGGACATGCTGTTATCGTTCACCGCCAGCGCGGATGATCCGATATCGGGCGGGCGGCATAAGGTGCTGGGATCGAAGAAACTTTTTATCCCGCCGCAGACATCGACCATTGCCAGCCATCTGCCCAAGGCGGTGGGCACGGCCTTTTCCATCGGCATTGCCCGGCGCATGGGGTTTGATGAGGCTGTGCTGGCGCGCGACGGGGTGGTGCTGTGCAGCTTTGGCGATGCCAGCGCCAACCATTCCACCGCGCTGGGGGCGATCAATACGGCGTGCTGGGCGGCGTTTCAGGGCACGCCGATGCCGATCATCTTTCTGTGCGAGGACAATGGTATAGGCATATCCACGCGCACGCCGCCGGGGTGGGTGGAGGCCAACTTCTCCACCCGCGCCGGGCTGCATTACATCGCTTGTGACGGGTGTGACCTGATCGATACCTGGACGGCCTCTAAACAGGCCGAGGAGATTGCGCGCAGGCATCGGCAGCCGGTGTTCCTGCACATGAAGACGGTGCGGCTTTATGGTCATGCCGGGAATGATGTTCAGCTTGCCTATCGCACTAAGGCAGAGGTCCGCGCCGAGGAAGAACGCGACCCGTTGCTGGCGAGCGCTGCGCTTTTGATCGAGGAAGGCGTGATGACTGCGGCGCAAGTGCGCGAGGTCTATGACGAGATCGGCGCGACGCTGGAGCGGCAGGTGGAACTGGCGATCCGGCGCCCCAAGCTGGCGGATGCGGCGGCGGTGATGGCAAGCATTGTGCCGCCGAGGCGTGAGGTGGCTTTGGCGCTCGCTTCGGCACGGGTGCGGGCGGCGCTGTTTTCCGATGATGCCGATGCCATGGGCAAGCCGCAGCATATGGCAAAGCTGATAAGCTGGGCCTTGGCCGACCTGTTGTTGCAGTATCCGGCGGCGATTGTTTGTGGCGAGGATGTGGGGCCGAAGGGCGGGGTCTATGCCGCCACGCAAAAGCTGCACCAGCGGTTCGGGTCGGCGCGGGTGGTGAACACCTTGCTGGACGAACAGGCCATTCTGGGGCTGGCGATTGGCGCGGCGCACAACGGTCTGCTGCCGATCCCGGAAATTCAGTTCCTTGCCTATGTCCACAATGCCGAAGACCAGATCAGGGGCGAGGCGGCGACATTATCTTTCTTTTCCAATGGCCAGTTCACCAACCCTATGGTCGTTCGCATTGCGGGCCTACCATATCAGAAGGGCTTTGGCGGGCATTTCCACAACGACAATTCGCTGGCCGTTTTCCGCGACATTCCCGGCGTGGTGCTGGCCGTGCCATCGAACGGGCGCGATGCGGTGGCGATGCTGCGCGAATGCGTGCGGCTGGCGCATGAGGAGCAGCGCGTGGTCGTGTTTGTCGAGCCGATTGCGCTGTATATGACGCGCGACCTGCATGAGGCCGGCGATGGGCTGTGGGCGAGCGTCTATCAGCCGCCGGGCGAAGGCGCGATTGGTTTTGGCGAGATTGGGGTTGCGGGCGAGGGAACGGATCTTGCCGTGGTGACCTATGGCAACGGGTTTTACCTGTCGCTTCAGGCGCAGAAGCTGTTGGCGGAGCAGGGAATTGCGGTGCGGGTGATTGACCTGCGCTGGCTGGGGCCGGTGAACGAAGCGGCGGTGCTGGAGGCGATTGCACCGTGTCCGCAGGTGCTGGTGGTGGACGAATGCCGCATTACCGGGTCGCAGAGCGAGGCGCTGATGGCGATGCTGAGCGAACGCGCGCCGGACAAGATGGCCGCGCGGATTGCGGCGCAGGACAGCTTTATCCCGCTGGCGCGCGCGGCGACGCATACCTTGCCCAGCCGGGACATGATTGTGGGCAAAGTGGTGGAGATGATGCGATGA
- a CDS encoding HlyD family secretion protein: MTLDKTQMVHFPSLARLRPPRVVTTVAWLILIGIVLAVAILFVPWLQTAQGGGQVTTLKAEDRARDVSSLVDGRVEEFYVKDGDFVRTGDPIVRVVDVDPDFLERLASEKAQFEAQIAAIQQARATASIDVGRTGQLYAEGLAARRDYEQTQIKVAEADAKLAEARAKLKQIEIKLTQNSAQVVSAPRDGRIQNLNAAAGGALISSGTVLATIAPEHITRAVELYIDGRDIPLVEPGRPVRLEFEGFPAFQFSGWPGFAVGIYDGRVRSVDPTPGSDGLFRVLVEQTPDKTPWPERRFVRQGSKVLGWIQGDTVTVWYELWRQLNDFPLNFGVAGSTGEPEAKATKEEKK; the protein is encoded by the coding sequence GTGACTCTGGACAAAACCCAAATGGTTCACTTCCCCTCGCTGGCACGGCTGCGACCCCCTCGCGTGGTGACAACCGTCGCTTGGCTGATTCTGATCGGCATCGTGCTTGCCGTCGCGATCCTGTTCGTGCCTTGGCTGCAAACTGCCCAAGGCGGCGGTCAGGTCACGACGCTCAAAGCCGAAGACCGCGCTCGCGACGTTTCTTCGTTGGTCGATGGCCGCGTCGAGGAATTCTACGTAAAAGACGGTGATTTCGTCCGCACGGGCGATCCGATAGTTCGCGTGGTCGATGTCGATCCCGACTTTCTCGAACGGCTCGCCAGCGAGAAGGCGCAGTTTGAGGCACAGATCGCGGCCATCCAGCAGGCGCGCGCGACCGCCTCGATCGATGTAGGGCGCACCGGGCAGCTCTACGCCGAGGGATTGGCTGCTCGCCGCGACTACGAACAAACACAGATCAAGGTCGCGGAAGCCGACGCAAAGCTGGCCGAAGCCCGTGCCAAGCTGAAGCAGATCGAGATCAAGCTGACGCAGAACTCGGCGCAGGTTGTCTCCGCCCCCCGCGACGGGCGCATCCAGAACCTCAATGCTGCTGCGGGCGGAGCACTTATCTCCTCAGGCACAGTGCTGGCGACGATCGCGCCCGAGCACATCACCCGCGCGGTCGAATTGTACATAGACGGTCGGGATATCCCACTGGTCGAGCCGGGCCGCCCGGTGCGGCTCGAATTTGAGGGCTTCCCGGCTTTCCAGTTCAGCGGGTGGCCGGGATTCGCCGTGGGCATCTATGATGGCCGGGTGCGCTCGGTAGATCCCACCCCCGGCAGCGACGGGTTGTTTCGCGTCCTTGTCGAACAAACGCCTGACAAAACGCCCTGGCCTGAGCGCCGTTTCGTGCGCCAGGGCAGCAAGGTTCTTGGCTGGATTCAAGGCGACACGGTGACCGTCTGGTATGAATTGTGGCGTCAGCTCAACGACTTTCCGCTCAACTTCGGCGTGGCCGGTTCGACCGGAGAACCGGAGGCAAAAGCAACGAAAGAGGAAAAGAAGTGA
- a CDS encoding ACP S-malonyltransferase, whose product MSAAASAKETVVVACPGRGTYNAPELGYLARYHGGADWLARFDDLRARGGKPTLSALDGAATFSAEHLRGDNAAPLIHACAYLDFLRLDRDRFDVVAVTGNSMGWYMALACAGAVSAKQGFAIADGMGINSQKHEPGGQTVLVLANEDWRVDPALAEAVDAAMARHGVLPSIRLGGMLVVAGANAALDALEQDLPILPRPPLRLAGHGPFHTPLMQASSDAAKAQFPVEWFGQPQVPLIDGRGKVWRRFETQPQALWDYTFGQQILEVYDFTAAMRVAVREFAPDRVILLGPGETLGGAIAQVLIALEWLDISSRNVFAAVQGEDPFLIGLGRPSQRGIVIP is encoded by the coding sequence ATGAGCGCCGCTGCATCCGCCAAGGAAACCGTGGTTGTCGCCTGTCCGGGGCGGGGGACGTATAATGCGCCGGAACTGGGATATCTGGCACGGTATCATGGCGGGGCGGACTGGCTGGCGCGGTTTGATGATTTGCGCGCCCGTGGAGGCAAGCCGACGTTGAGCGCGCTGGATGGCGCGGCGACGTTTTCGGCGGAGCATTTGCGGGGAGACAATGCCGCACCGCTGATCCATGCCTGTGCTTACCTCGATTTTCTGAGGCTGGACCGCGACCGGTTCGATGTGGTGGCGGTGACCGGCAATTCGATGGGCTGGTACATGGCGCTGGCCTGTGCCGGGGCAGTATCGGCGAAGCAAGGCTTTGCCATAGCCGATGGGATGGGCATCAATTCGCAAAAGCATGAACCCGGCGGGCAGACGGTGCTGGTGCTGGCGAATGAGGACTGGCGGGTCGATCCCGCTTTGGCGGAAGCCGTGGACGCGGCCATGGCGAGACATGGTGTCTTGCCGTCGATCCGACTGGGCGGAATGCTGGTGGTGGCGGGCGCAAATGCGGCGCTGGACGCGCTGGAACAGGATTTGCCGATACTGCCGCGCCCGCCGCTGCGCCTGGCAGGGCATGGGCCGTTTCACACGCCCTTGATGCAGGCCAGCAGCGATGCGGCCAAGGCGCAGTTTCCGGTGGAATGGTTTGGCCAGCCGCAAGTGCCGCTGATCGACGGGCGTGGCAAAGTGTGGCGGCGGTTTGAAACGCAGCCGCAAGCGCTGTGGGATTACACCTTCGGGCAACAGATTCTGGAGGTTTATGATTTTACCGCGGCGATGCGCGTGGCGGTGCGTGAATTTGCGCCTGACCGGGTGATTCTGCTGGGGCCGGGCGAAACGCTGGGTGGGGCCATTGCGCAAGTGCTGATCGCGCTGGAATGGCTGGACATTTCGTCACGTAACGTGTTTGCTGCAGTGCAGGGAGAGGATCCGTTCCTGATCGGTTTGGGCAGGCCCAGCCAGAGAGGTATCGTGATCCCGTGA
- a CDS encoding carbon-nitrogen hydrolase family protein: MVSFTIAAAQYPIDRLANWDAYAAKVTRWVDEAAAAGAALAVFPEYGAMELASLDPATMGDLALSIETVSALLPRVDALHSALAAQTGMHILAASAPRKDADGRFRNAARLFAPGGIVGVQDKLVMTRFEREEWDIAGGAALRVFDTALGRLAVNICYDSEFPLLARACVEAGAEVILVPSCTDSLRGYWRVRIGAQARALEGQCYAVQAPTVGDAAWSPAVDVNRGAAAIYGPPDRGMPEDGVLAVGAEGKSQWVFAEVDTARVAELRADGGVLNALHWDEQPGALTLPAVEIVDLR, translated from the coding sequence ATGGTGAGCTTCACGATAGCCGCCGCGCAATATCCCATCGACCGGCTGGCCAATTGGGACGCCTATGCCGCCAAAGTGACGCGCTGGGTGGATGAGGCGGCGGCAGCGGGGGCTGCGCTGGCGGTGTTCCCCGAATATGGGGCGATGGAGCTGGCCAGCCTTGACCCTGCAACGATGGGCGATCTGGCGCTGTCGATTGAAACGGTATCGGCGCTGCTGCCGCGCGTGGATGCGCTGCATAGTGCGCTGGCGGCACAGACGGGGATGCACATTCTGGCGGCCAGCGCCCCGCGCAAGGACGCCGATGGGCGGTTCCGCAATGCCGCGCGGCTGTTTGCGCCGGGTGGCATTGTGGGCGTGCAGGACAAACTGGTGATGACCCGGTTCGAGCGGGAGGAATGGGACATTGCGGGCGGCGCTGCGCTGCGGGTGTTCGATACCGCGCTGGGGCGGCTGGCGGTGAACATCTGTTACGACAGCGAATTCCCGCTGCTGGCGCGCGCCTGTGTCGAGGCGGGGGCAGAGGTGATCCTTGTGCCTTCGTGCACCGACAGTCTACGCGGATATTGGCGCGTGCGGATTGGCGCGCAGGCCCGCGCCCTGGAGGGGCAATGCTATGCCGTGCAGGCCCCGACCGTGGGTGATGCGGCATGGTCGCCTGCGGTGGACGTGAACCGGGGCGCGGCGGCGATCTATGGTCCGCCGGACCGGGGAATGCCCGAAGACGGCGTGCTGGCGGTGGGGGCAGAGGGCAAAAGCCAGTGGGTTTTTGCCGAAGTGGACACCGCGCGCGTGGCGGAACTGCGGGCCGATGGCGGGGTGTTGAACGCCCTGCACTGGGACGAGCAACCGGGCGCGCTTACCCTGCCTGCGGTCGAGATTGTGGATTTGCGGTAA